Proteins from one Caulobacter sp. 73W genomic window:
- a CDS encoding DUF885 family protein yields MAAHPLRALAASAVPPAAQGAAADAETARLNAWLNAQYEAALDLSPMMRSYAGDKKNYDKIDDLSEDALTASLAWRRASVDALRRQFDRDRLTAEGQTSYDLWVVEYEMAAAADKFRRNEYVFSQIFGVHTSFAQFLIAIHKVDEPADMDAYVARISGLSRALGQRLESAKLNAAAGVRSPRYAYDAVIKQAHGLSAGAPFDDDADNSVWADAKAKADALVVAGKISAADAERCKQAARKALIEDWGPAYRHLIAWLQADRPNTAAIATGVGKDPNGAAFYAERLAASTTTDLTAEQIHQIGLSEVTRIKGEMEAIKQQVGFTGSLQDFFRYIREDDRFYYPNTDEGRQAFITAATNHLAFMKARLPDYFGVLPKADVVVKRVEAYREVAGAPQHYLIGSRDGSRPGVFYAHMSDMRSLPIPQLEVITYHEGNPGHHMQFSIAQELTDVPRFRTQLYYNATQEGWGLYTELLAKEMGAYKDPYSDFGRLTTEIWRAIRLVVDTGLHAKGWTEEEAVAYFAANSAASQSQIRAEVQRYIVMPGQATGYKIGMIEILKMRRNAKAQLGDRFDIKGFHDTILGGGQMTLGLLQARVDRWAQGRKVA; encoded by the coding sequence TTGGCCGCCCATCCGCTTCGCGCGCTTGCGGCCAGCGCGGTCCCGCCGGCCGCGCAAGGCGCGGCGGCCGATGCTGAGACTGCTCGCCTCAACGCCTGGCTGAACGCCCAGTATGAGGCGGCGTTGGATCTTAGTCCGATGATGCGCTCGTACGCCGGCGACAAGAAGAACTACGACAAGATCGACGACCTTTCCGAAGACGCCCTGACCGCCTCCTTGGCCTGGCGGCGCGCCTCGGTGGACGCCCTGCGGCGCCAGTTCGACCGCGATCGCCTCACAGCAGAGGGTCAGACCTCCTACGACCTTTGGGTCGTCGAGTATGAGATGGCCGCCGCCGCCGATAAGTTTCGGCGCAACGAGTACGTCTTCAGCCAGATCTTTGGCGTCCATACGAGTTTCGCCCAGTTCCTCATCGCCATTCACAAGGTCGATGAGCCGGCGGACATGGACGCCTACGTCGCGCGCATCAGCGGGCTTTCGCGCGCGCTTGGCCAACGGCTGGAGAGCGCCAAACTGAACGCTGCGGCCGGCGTTCGCTCGCCGCGCTACGCCTATGACGCAGTGATCAAACAAGCCCACGGCCTGAGCGCCGGCGCGCCCTTTGACGACGACGCCGACAACAGCGTGTGGGCGGACGCCAAGGCCAAGGCTGACGCTCTCGTCGTCGCCGGCAAGATCAGCGCCGCCGACGCCGAGCGCTGCAAGCAGGCGGCCCGCAAGGCGCTGATCGAGGATTGGGGACCGGCCTACAGGCATCTCATCGCCTGGCTGCAGGCTGACCGGCCCAATACCGCCGCCATCGCCACGGGGGTCGGGAAGGATCCCAATGGCGCGGCCTTCTATGCCGAGCGCCTGGCGGCCAGCACGACGACCGACCTGACCGCCGAGCAGATCCATCAGATCGGTTTGTCGGAAGTCACCCGCATCAAGGGCGAGATGGAGGCGATCAAGCAGCAGGTGGGCTTCACCGGCTCCTTGCAGGACTTCTTCCGCTACATCCGCGAGGACGACCGCTTCTATTATCCCAACACTGATGAGGGCCGGCAGGCCTTCATCACCGCCGCGACCAACCATCTGGCCTTCATGAAGGCGCGGCTGCCCGACTATTTCGGCGTCCTGCCCAAGGCCGACGTGGTGGTCAAACGGGTCGAAGCCTATCGCGAGGTCGCCGGAGCGCCGCAGCACTACCTGATCGGCTCGAGGGACGGATCGCGGCCAGGGGTGTTCTACGCCCACATGTCCGACATGCGATCCTTGCCCATCCCGCAGCTGGAGGTGATCACCTACCACGAGGGAAATCCCGGCCATCACATGCAGTTCTCCATCGCCCAGGAACTGACCGATGTGCCGAGATTCCGCACCCAGCTCTATTACAACGCCACCCAAGAGGGCTGGGGGCTCTACACCGAGCTGCTCGCCAAGGAGATGGGCGCCTACAAGGATCCCTATTCGGACTTCGGCCGCCTGACGACCGAGATCTGGCGGGCGATCCGGCTCGTCGTCGACACCGGCCTGCACGCCAAGGGGTGGACCGAAGAAGAGGCGGTCGCCTACTTCGCCGCCAATTCGGCCGCCTCGCAAAGCCAGATCCGCGCCGAGGTCCAGCGCTACATCGTCATGCCGGGCCAGGCGACGGGCTACAAGATCGGCATGATCGAGATCCTCAAGATGCGCCGCAACGCCAAGGCTCAGTTGGGCGATCGCTTCGACATCAAGGGGTTCCACGACACCATCCTGGGCGGCGGACAGATGACCCTTGGACTGTTGCAAGCCCGTGTCGATCGCTGGGCGCAGGGGCGTAAAGTCGCCTAG
- a CDS encoding aspartate aminotransferase family protein, with product MQSNTRSEAAVSPSSSTGANLSVDDLHRHLIRYGGKFLPNLIERTGGSYVYDENGRALLDFTSGQMSAILGHNHPEIVATMKAAADEPVHLFSGFLSRPVVQLAEVLADLLGPQLSKALLLSTGAESNEAALRLAKLYTGGYEVVAFDLAWHGMTGAAFPTTFSANRKGYGPPMPGVMALPTPYVYRRPDWAGEGFELDMLDYAFELIDRQSVGQLAAAMVEPILSSGGLIEPPPGYLQRLHQKCRERGMLLIVDEAQTGLGRTGAMFASDHHGITPDIITLSKTLGAGLPLAATITSPQIEERCHERGFLFYTTHVSDPFPARIGLKAIEIILRDQLTAHAAKMGERLAAGLRQLQQRYECIGDVRGRGLLAGIEFVADRVRKTPAPEFGAAVSRRCLELGMNINIVQLPGMGGVMRMAPPLTILAEELDRGVEIIGEAVGDCLAAGLLR from the coding sequence ATGCAAAGCAACACTAGGTCGGAGGCGGCCGTCAGCCCCAGTTCGTCTACGGGCGCCAATCTTTCGGTCGACGACCTGCACCGTCATCTGATCCGCTACGGCGGCAAGTTCCTGCCGAACCTGATCGAGCGCACCGGCGGCTCCTACGTCTATGACGAGAACGGCCGCGCGCTGCTGGATTTCACCTCCGGCCAGATGAGCGCCATCTTGGGTCACAACCACCCCGAGATCGTGGCGACCATGAAGGCGGCGGCCGATGAGCCGGTGCATCTGTTCTCAGGATTCCTGTCCCGGCCCGTCGTCCAGCTGGCCGAGGTCCTGGCCGATCTTTTGGGGCCTCAACTGAGCAAGGCCTTGCTGCTCAGCACCGGCGCGGAGTCCAACGAAGCGGCCCTGCGCCTGGCCAAGCTCTATACCGGCGGTTACGAGGTCGTGGCCTTTGATCTGGCCTGGCACGGCATGACCGGCGCAGCGTTCCCGACCACCTTTTCGGCCAATCGCAAAGGCTATGGACCGCCCATGCCAGGGGTGATGGCCTTGCCGACCCCATACGTCTATCGGCGGCCCGATTGGGCCGGCGAAGGCTTTGAGCTCGATATGCTCGACTACGCCTTCGAGCTCATCGATCGCCAAAGCGTGGGCCAGTTGGCGGCGGCCATGGTCGAGCCGATTTTGAGCTCCGGGGGTCTGATCGAGCCACCGCCAGGCTATCTGCAGCGCCTGCACCAAAAGTGCCGTGAGCGCGGCATGCTGCTGATCGTCGACGAGGCCCAGACCGGCCTTGGGCGCACCGGCGCAATGTTCGCCAGTGACCATCATGGGATCACGCCGGACATCATCACCCTGTCCAAAACGCTTGGCGCGGGCCTGCCCTTGGCGGCGACCATCACGTCGCCGCAAATCGAAGAGCGCTGCCATGAGCGGGGCTTCTTGTTCTACACCACCCACGTCTCCGACCCGTTCCCGGCGCGCATTGGCCTCAAGGCCATCGAGATCATCCTGCGCGATCAGCTGACCGCCCATGCGGCCAAGATGGGCGAGCGTCTGGCGGCCGGTCTTCGCCAGCTGCAACAGCGCTATGAATGCATCGGCGATGTGCGGGGCAGGGGGCTTTTGGCCGGCATCGAGTTTGTCGCCGATCGGGTTCGCAAGACGCCGGCGCCGGAGTTTGGCGCTGCGGTGTCGCGCCGCTGCCTGGAGCTGGGCATGAACATCAACATCGTCCAGCTGCCCGGCATGGGCGGGGTGATGCGCATGGCGCCGCCCCTGACGATCTTGGCCGAAGAGCTTGATCGCGGCGTCGAGATCATTGGCGAGGCGGTCGGCGACTGCCTGGCCGCCGGCCTGTTGCGCTAG